In Lacibacter sp. H375, one DNA window encodes the following:
- the fabF gene encoding beta-ketoacyl-ACP synthase II — MELKRVVVTGIGALTPLGKTLDEYWDGLTNGVSGADFIKQFDCSKFKTRFACEVKDFDPTTYLDKKEARKIDRFTQFALVVSDQAVQDAGINKDNVDVDRVGVIFASGIGGLITFQEEVVNFANGDGTPRFNPFFIPKMILDIAAGQISMRHGFRGPNFAVVSACASSTNAIIDAYDNIRLGKADIVLTGGSEAVVSAAGVGGFNAMKALSERNDDPKTASRPFDKDRDGFVMGEGAGMLVLESLEHALKRGAKIYCEIAGGGATADAHHITAPHPEGLGAKNVMSAALKDAGLQASDIDYINVHGTSTPLGDIAETKAIMSVFGDHAYNLNISSTKSMTGHCLGAAGALEAIACVMSVVHDIVPPTINHFTDDPELDSKLNFTFNKAQKRTVRAALSNTFGFGGHNASVIVKKYS; from the coding sequence ATGGAGCTCAAACGAGTAGTAGTTACCGGAATTGGTGCCCTTACACCATTGGGCAAAACTCTCGATGAATATTGGGATGGTTTAACCAATGGTGTATCCGGTGCTGATTTCATCAAGCAATTTGATTGTTCGAAGTTCAAAACACGTTTTGCCTGCGAGGTGAAAGATTTTGACCCCACAACTTATCTTGATAAAAAAGAAGCAAGGAAGATCGACCGCTTCACGCAGTTTGCCTTGGTTGTAAGTGATCAGGCAGTACAGGATGCGGGCATAAACAAAGACAATGTTGATGTAGACAGAGTAGGTGTGATCTTTGCCAGCGGTATTGGCGGCCTCATTACTTTCCAGGAAGAGGTGGTAAACTTTGCCAATGGTGATGGAACTCCCCGTTTCAATCCCTTCTTCATCCCTAAGATGATTTTGGATATTGCGGCCGGACAAATTTCGATGCGTCATGGTTTTCGTGGTCCAAATTTCGCTGTTGTATCGGCTTGTGCTTCTTCAACCAACGCCATCATTGATGCTTATGATAATATCCGCCTGGGAAAAGCAGATATTGTTTTAACGGGCGGAAGTGAAGCAGTTGTAAGTGCAGCGGGTGTTGGTGGATTTAATGCCATGAAAGCATTGAGCGAACGGAACGATGACCCCAAAACAGCCAGCCGTCCGTTTGATAAGGATCGTGATGGTTTTGTAATGGGCGAAGGTGCTGGTATGCTTGTGCTTGAAAGTCTTGAACATGCCTTAAAGCGTGGTGCTAAAATTTACTGCGAAATTGCCGGCGGTGGTGCCACTGCCGATGCGCATCATATTACAGCTCCTCACCCCGAGGGACTTGGTGCAAAAAATGTAATGAGTGCTGCATTAAAAGATGCAGGTTTGCAGGCGTCTGATATCGATTATATTAACGTACATGGCACTTCTACACCTCTTGGTGATATTGCTGAAACAAAAGCGATCATGAGTGTATTTGGTGATCATGCTTACAATCTCAACATCAGCTCAACCAAATCAATGACTGGTCACTGCTTGGGTGCGGCAGGTGCTTTAGAAGCAATAGCATGTGTAATGAGTGTGGTGCATGATATTGTGCCTCCAACCATTAATCACTTTACTGATGATCCTGAACTTGATTCTAAACTGAACTTCACGTTTAACAAAGCACAGAAACGTACTGTGCGTGCTGCTTTAAGTAACACGTTTGGCTTTGGTGGACATAATGCTTCAGTGATTGTAAAGAAATATTCCTGA
- the rnc gene encoding ribonuclease III, whose translation MVRNFVRQILPAKNKFESNLRNILGYSPGDLKLYKTALSHRSIKEGSDQNNERLEFLGDAVLSAVVADYLFKKYPYKGEGFLTEMRSKMVNRATLNDIAVRMGLKKVTLYNKGDNSLKISQIFGNTLEALLGAIYLDLGYKKTQRWIVKNVIVPYLFMEDLEALEINHKNKLYGWANKNGKALDFETLDERLENGRRLFTIGAVVDGEVIAEGKAFNKKDASQIAAQSAVEKLGII comes from the coding sequence ATGGTGCGGAACTTCGTCCGGCAAATATTACCCGCTAAGAATAAGTTTGAGAGTAACCTGCGTAATATACTTGGGTATAGTCCGGGCGACCTTAAACTTTACAAAACTGCACTCAGCCATCGTTCCATTAAAGAAGGTAGTGATCAGAACAATGAACGGCTGGAGTTTTTAGGCGACGCAGTATTGAGTGCTGTGGTTGCCGATTATCTCTTCAAAAAATATCCATACAAAGGCGAAGGTTTTTTAACAGAGATGCGCAGCAAGATGGTGAACCGTGCAACGCTCAATGATATTGCTGTGCGGATGGGGTTGAAGAAGGTAACACTGTATAATAAGGGCGATAACTCACTTAAGATATCACAGATATTCGGCAATACACTTGAAGCGCTGCTGGGTGCTATTTATCTTGATCTTGGTTATAAAAAAACGCAACGGTGGATCGTCAAGAATGTGATTGTCCCGTATTTGTTTATGGAAGATCTTGAAGCACTTGAGATCAATCACAAAAACAAACTCTATGGCTGGGCAAACAAAAATGGCAAGGCACTTGATTTTGAGACATTGGATGAACGATTAGAAAACGGCCGACGTTTGTTTACCATTGGAGCTGTGGTTGATGGCGAAGTAATAGCCGAAGGCAAAGCCTTCAATAAAAAAGATGCCAGCCAGATAGCCGCTCAATCGGCTGTAGAAAAACTGGGTATAATTTGA
- a CDS encoding TatD family hydrolase: protein MEIIDTHAHLYLEDFQADIEDVLDRAKAERVTRFYLPNIDSSSIDDLLKLEKTHPECIPMMGLHPCSVKENVADELKLVEEWLQKRPFAAVGEIGLDYYWDKTFVAEQKEAFRKQINWALELNLPIVIHSRDSMQDCIDLVKEQQNGKLHGIFHCFGGSVDEAKKIMDLGFLMGIGGVVSYKKSGLAEVLTSIPLEYLVLETDAPYLTPVPFRGKRNEPSYLKYVITKMSEAMNIPAEEIAAQTTRNAQKLFGS from the coding sequence ATGGAAATCATTGATACACATGCACACCTCTATCTCGAAGATTTTCAGGCTGATATTGAAGATGTATTAGATCGGGCCAAGGCTGAAAGGGTTACTCGTTTCTACCTTCCTAATATCGACAGCAGCTCTATCGACGACCTGTTGAAACTGGAGAAAACCCATCCTGAATGTATTCCGATGATGGGGCTTCACCCATGTTCTGTAAAAGAAAATGTAGCCGATGAGCTGAAACTGGTGGAAGAATGGCTACAAAAACGACCTTTTGCAGCCGTAGGTGAAATTGGGTTGGATTATTACTGGGATAAAACATTTGTAGCTGAACAAAAAGAAGCCTTTCGCAAACAGATCAACTGGGCACTGGAGCTGAACTTGCCGATCGTGATCCATAGCCGGGATTCGATGCAGGATTGTATTGATCTGGTGAAGGAACAACAGAACGGGAAGTTGCATGGAATTTTTCATTGCTTTGGAGGCTCAGTAGATGAGGCAAAAAAAATTATGGATCTGGGTTTCTTAATGGGCATTGGTGGAGTAGTAAGTTATAAGAAATCAGGACTGGCAGAAGTACTAACATCAATCCCATTAGAATATCTCGTACTGGAAACAGATGCACCCTACCTCACCCCTGTTCCATTCAGAGGTAAACGCAACGAGCCATCTTATTTAAAATATGTAATAACGAAAATGTCTGAGGCTATGAATATTCCGGCTGAAGAAATTGCAGCGCAAACAACACGCAACGCTCAAAAATTATTCGGCAGCTAA
- a CDS encoding sensor histidine kinase yields MNSFLYNEFIFSSRYRIWRHLFYWTFHVAIWAAFWMVMGVPLSYGRQLLNMVMWVPAFILFGYPLVYGAIPHLLLKGRVWQFFLFVLFWGAVGLYIDAGYRSYVLIPAQEAMGLDNILPRGPLAFCYLCMTTSAASPMIIKFFKLWTIKQRDWMRAQQEKTTVELQLLKAQVHPHFLFNTLNNIYSFSLENSPKTPGLILKLSSLLSYMLYDCKTDEVRLEKEIDIMKNYIDLERERYGNKIEISWSVEGEIKDKLIAPLLLLPFLENAFKHGVSEQIEKPWLGVDISVQQGTLRCKIANSKNEYVPESDKGIGIDNVKQRLSFIYPGKHELKINDEGSFFVVSMMVILVDELPAASFTSASMFIPQPTQHETSLPAYR; encoded by the coding sequence ATGAACTCCTTCCTTTATAACGAATTTATTTTTTCTTCCCGCTATCGTATTTGGCGGCACTTATTTTATTGGACATTTCATGTTGCAATATGGGCTGCCTTTTGGATGGTGATGGGTGTTCCACTTTCATATGGCCGGCAACTCCTAAATATGGTCATGTGGGTGCCAGCGTTTATTTTATTTGGTTATCCATTAGTGTATGGCGCTATTCCGCATCTCTTACTAAAGGGGAGAGTGTGGCAGTTTTTTTTGTTCGTATTGTTTTGGGGAGCTGTTGGACTTTATATTGATGCGGGCTACAGAAGTTATGTATTAATTCCTGCGCAGGAAGCAATGGGGTTAGATAATATATTGCCAAGAGGACCACTTGCTTTTTGCTATTTGTGTATGACCACTTCTGCAGCAAGCCCAATGATTATAAAATTTTTTAAGCTGTGGACAATCAAACAAAGAGACTGGATGCGTGCACAGCAGGAAAAAACAACTGTTGAGCTTCAGTTATTGAAAGCACAGGTGCACCCGCATTTCTTATTTAACACGCTCAACAATATCTACTCTTTTTCACTCGAGAATTCACCCAAAACACCCGGGCTTATTTTAAAACTTTCATCGCTGTTAAGTTATATGCTTTACGATTGTAAAACAGATGAGGTGCGACTTGAAAAAGAAATCGACATCATGAAAAATTACATCGACCTTGAGCGGGAACGATATGGTAACAAAATTGAAATCTCATGGAGTGTGGAAGGAGAAATTAAGGATAAATTGATTGCACCGTTGTTGTTACTCCCGTTCCTTGAGAATGCATTTAAACATGGTGTGTCTGAGCAAATAGAAAAACCGTGGCTTGGTGTTGATATATCGGTACAACAAGGAACGCTTCGTTGTAAAATCGCTAATAGCAAAAATGAATATGTGCCGGAAAGTGATAAAGGCATTGGCATCGACAATGTGAAACAGCGACTTTCATTTATTTATCCCGGCAAACACGAATTAAAAATTAATGATGAAGGAAGTTTTTTTGTAGTATCGATGATGGTGATCTTGGTTGATGAACTTCCTGCCGCTAGTTTTACGTCTGCTTCAATGTTCATCCCTCAACCCACACAGCATGAAACTTCGCTGCCTGCTTATAGATGA
- a CDS encoding vanadium-dependent haloperoxidase, with translation MKKKILYASLFSSLMFFHYSCQKETSVSGKETSSKITLRNSDQGHLQQTKTFSADVAIKWMNMQVWQMYKYPGIIGNVAYSRHYAYSGIALYEAVVPGMPAYQSIASQLNGLTGLPKTKPGAGYHWAASANAALAYMNKKLFPSATAENKAAMDELEAKLLAQYSNEADAAVIHRSVEFGQAVAKAVFNWADTDGHHTINNPYTAPIGKSGGIYWTAPNPLPVHSLPYIGNLRRLVANSGDGAALPPPPYDELAAMTIEVINAKPTTSQDEYKMAFWWRDFPGTSTPGHYVSILRQVLQKEHATLDVAALAYALGGIIDVDITISTWQDKYKYLLARPFNYDDVIGQPFLPLLGAPHPEYPAGHATLSSANAEAMTAIFGDNYSFTDSTFYIYETTNPVGSKQPPRSFNSFRAAGEEAGWSRLYGGIHYRISIERGFWQGRKVAHNIISSLKFLKD, from the coding sequence ATGAAAAAGAAAATTCTTTACGCATCTCTGTTTTCATCGCTAATGTTCTTCCATTACTCTTGCCAGAAGGAAACGTCTGTTTCAGGTAAGGAAACTTCATCCAAAATCACCTTGAGAAACAGCGATCAGGGACACCTGCAACAAACCAAAACATTTTCCGCCGATGTTGCGATTAAATGGATGAACATGCAGGTGTGGCAGATGTATAAGTACCCGGGCATTATTGGTAATGTGGCTTACTCACGTCATTATGCCTACAGCGGTATAGCTTTATATGAAGCAGTAGTTCCGGGTATGCCGGCCTATCAATCAATTGCGTCCCAACTAAACGGGCTTACTGGTTTGCCCAAAACAAAACCGGGTGCGGGTTATCATTGGGCTGCAAGTGCCAACGCAGCATTGGCATATATGAACAAAAAACTTTTTCCTTCAGCAACAGCAGAAAACAAAGCAGCCATGGATGAGCTGGAAGCAAAACTGCTTGCTCAGTACAGTAATGAAGCCGATGCTGCAGTCATTCATCGTTCAGTTGAATTTGGACAGGCAGTAGCAAAAGCTGTGTTTAATTGGGCTGATACAGATGGTCATCACACTATAAATAACCCTTACACGGCTCCCATTGGTAAAAGTGGTGGAATCTATTGGACCGCCCCAAATCCATTGCCCGTACATAGTTTACCATATATTGGAAATTTGCGTCGGTTAGTAGCTAACAGTGGCGATGGCGCTGCTTTACCTCCTCCACCATATGATGAGCTCGCAGCAATGACTATTGAAGTGATCAATGCAAAGCCTACCACTTCTCAAGACGAATACAAAATGGCATTTTGGTGGAGAGATTTTCCGGGCACAAGTACTCCCGGTCATTACGTAAGCATCTTACGACAAGTGTTACAAAAAGAACACGCAACTCTTGATGTTGCAGCGCTTGCTTATGCTTTAGGTGGTATTATTGATGTTGACATTACAATCAGCACCTGGCAAGACAAATACAAATATCTTTTAGCACGACCATTTAATTACGATGATGTGATCGGGCAACCATTTCTTCCTCTCCTTGGTGCACCACATCCTGAATATCCTGCCGGTCATGCTACCTTATCTTCTGCCAACGCAGAAGCAATGACAGCAATATTTGGTGACAATTATTCTTTTACTGACAGTACATTTTATATTTATGAAACAACCAATCCTGTGGGGAGCAAACAACCTCCACGCTCCTTCAACTCATTTCGTGCAGCTGGAGAAGAAGCAGGTTGGTCACGCTTATATGGAGGTATTCATTACCGCATTTCAATTGAGAGAGGATTTTGGCAAGGAAGAAAAGTTGCACATAATATTATCTCGAGTTTGAAATTTCTGAAAGACTAA
- the atpA gene encoding F0F1 ATP synthase subunit alpha — MADIKPDEISAILRQQLSNFNVGADLEEVGTVLQVGDGIARVYGLNNVRYGELVEFDNGVRAIALNLEEDNVGVVLMGEGKGIKESSTVRRTGQIASIKVGEGMSGRVINVLGEPIDGKGPLVGELYEMPLERKAPGVIFREPVKEPLQTGIKAIDAMIPIGRGQRELIIGDRQTGKTAIAVDTIINQKEFYEAGKPVYCIYVAIGQKASTIAGVMKTLEDNGAMKYTTIVAASASDPAPQQFYAPYAGAAIGEYFRDTGRPALIIYDDLSKQAVAYREVSLLLKRPPGREAYPGDVFYLHSRLLERAAKVINDDSVAKNMNDIPDSIKHLVKGGGSLTALPIIETQAGDVSAYIPTNVISITDGQIFLEGNLFNAGIRPAINVGISVSRVGGNAQIKSMKKVAGTLKLDQALYRELEAFSKFGGDMDAATKSVIDKGGRNVEILKQAQYTPYKVENQIAIIYLGTNGLLNAVPVRKMKEFEEHFLHEMETKLPDVLAEFKKGALPEDGIKKMVDMANSLIPQYKA; from the coding sequence ATGGCAGATATTAAACCGGATGAGATTTCAGCGATACTTCGCCAGCAGTTAAGCAACTTTAACGTTGGTGCTGATTTGGAAGAAGTAGGTACCGTATTACAAGTGGGTGATGGTATTGCCCGTGTATATGGATTGAACAACGTTCGCTACGGTGAACTGGTAGAGTTCGACAATGGTGTTCGTGCCATTGCCCTCAACCTTGAAGAAGATAACGTTGGTGTGGTATTGATGGGTGAAGGAAAAGGTATCAAAGAAAGTTCTACTGTTCGCCGTACAGGTCAGATCGCCTCTATTAAAGTTGGTGAAGGTATGAGCGGCCGTGTAATTAACGTTTTGGGCGAACCAATTGATGGTAAAGGTCCTCTCGTTGGCGAATTGTATGAAATGCCATTGGAGCGTAAGGCACCTGGTGTAATCTTCCGTGAGCCGGTAAAAGAACCTCTGCAAACAGGTATCAAGGCCATCGATGCGATGATCCCTATCGGTCGTGGTCAGCGTGAGTTGATCATTGGTGACCGTCAGACTGGTAAAACTGCAATTGCAGTTGATACCATCATCAACCAAAAAGAATTCTACGAAGCAGGTAAGCCTGTATATTGTATATATGTTGCGATTGGTCAGAAAGCATCAACTATTGCCGGTGTGATGAAAACATTGGAGGATAATGGTGCAATGAAGTACACAACAATTGTTGCGGCTTCTGCAAGTGATCCGGCTCCTCAGCAGTTCTATGCTCCTTACGCTGGTGCTGCTATTGGTGAATACTTCCGTGATACCGGACGCCCAGCTTTGATCATTTATGATGATCTTTCTAAACAAGCCGTGGCTTATCGTGAAGTATCATTGTTGCTGAAACGTCCTCCGGGTCGTGAAGCATATCCTGGTGACGTATTCTATCTCCACAGTCGTTTGCTTGAGCGTGCTGCGAAAGTGATCAACGATGACAGTGTTGCAAAGAACATGAATGATATACCTGACAGCATTAAACACCTTGTAAAAGGTGGTGGTTCATTAACTGCATTGCCGATCATTGAAACACAAGCGGGTGACGTATCTGCATACATTCCTACAAACGTGATCTCAATTACTGATGGTCAGATATTCCTGGAAGGTAACTTGTTCAACGCAGGTATCCGTCCGGCGATCAACGTAGGTATTTCTGTAAGCCGTGTGGGTGGTAACGCTCAGATCAAATCAATGAAGAAAGTTGCAGGTACCCTGAAACTTGATCAGGCTCTTTACCGTGAGTTGGAAGCCTTCTCTAAGTTTGGTGGTGATATGGATGCTGCTACCAAATCTGTAATTGATAAAGGTGGACGTAACGTGGAAATTCTGAAGCAGGCACAATACACTCCGTACAAAGTAGAAAATCAAATTGCGATCATCTACTTAGGTACAAATGGTTTATTGAATGCCGTTCCGGTACGTAAGATGAAAGAATTTGAAGAACATTTCTTACATGAAATGGAAACCAAATTACCGGATGTATTGGCTGAATTTAAGAAAGGTGCATTACCTGAAGATGGCATTAAGAAAATGGTGGATATGGCAAACAGCCTTATTCCTCAATACAAAGCATAA
- the atpH gene encoding ATP synthase F1 subunit delta translates to MQNPRLAGRYAKSLVDLAQERNELEAVYADMKYLQDVCKKSKEFTNVLRSPVINADTKEKIVNEIIIKNISKLSSAFVNLIVKKGREKTLPEIAHAVIDQYNEIKGIHKVKLITVSPASEELKTAIANKVKTDAKLAHVELENVVNEAIIGGFQLEYNGNLVDASIARDLRDIQKQFQKNTYIRNIR, encoded by the coding sequence ATGCAAAATCCCCGTCTCGCAGGTCGTTATGCAAAGTCTCTGGTTGATCTCGCACAAGAGAGAAATGAACTGGAAGCGGTGTATGCCGATATGAAATACTTGCAGGATGTGTGCAAGAAAAGTAAGGAGTTTACAAATGTATTGCGCAGCCCTGTTATTAATGCTGATACCAAAGAGAAGATCGTGAACGAGATCATCATCAAAAACATCAGCAAGCTTTCTTCTGCGTTTGTAAACCTGATCGTAAAGAAAGGTCGTGAAAAAACATTACCTGAAATTGCACATGCTGTTATTGATCAGTACAACGAAATAAAAGGTATTCATAAAGTAAAGCTCATTACTGTTTCTCCTGCAAGTGAAGAATTAAAAACAGCTATTGCAAATAAAGTGAAAACAGATGCAAAGCTTGCACATGTGGAACTGGAGAATGTGGTGAACGAAGCAATTATTGGTGGCTTTCAACTCGAGTATAATGGCAACCTGGTAGATGCAAGCATTGCACGTGATTTGAGAGATATCCAGAAGCAATTCCAGAAAAATACATACATCAGAAACATCAGATAA
- a CDS encoding acyl carrier protein, which translates to MSDIAARVKKIIVDKLGVEESEVNPEASFTNDLGADSLDTVELIMEFEKEFNISIPDEQAETITTVGQAVTYLEEHAK; encoded by the coding sequence ATGTCAGACATCGCAGCAAGAGTAAAAAAAATCATCGTTGACAAGTTAGGTGTTGAAGAGTCAGAAGTGAATCCTGAAGCTTCTTTTACCAATGATCTGGGAGCTGATTCTTTAGACACAGTTGAACTGATCATGGAGTTTGAAAAAGAGTTCAACATCTCTATCCCCGATGAGCAAGCTGAAACCATCACGACTGTTGGTCAGGCAGTAACTTATTTAGAAGAACACGCTAAGTAA
- a CDS encoding LytR/AlgR family response regulator transcription factor, with protein sequence MKLRCLLIDDEPPALKVLSTYIAAINGLETVGQCRNAIEALSILQQKTVDVIFLDIKMPRILGTEFLKNLSHPPKVIFVTAYREYAVDGFELDAVDYLVKPVSFERFFKAITKLNRMMGQEVSTVTKNETSTSAAFVYLKVDKDMKKIFVNEIDYIESWKDYVMVFLSDGKHFLVKQSISAMENLLSEHKFMRVHRSYMVSLSKIAGYNGLSVQLAQKEIPIGRLYKQTVMERLQLK encoded by the coding sequence ATGAAACTTCGCTGCCTGCTTATAGATGATGAACCGCCGGCATTAAAAGTATTGTCGACCTACATCGCTGCTATCAATGGCCTTGAGACTGTGGGCCAATGCAGAAATGCGATTGAAGCGTTGAGCATATTACAGCAAAAAACCGTTGATGTTATTTTTCTTGATATAAAAATGCCACGCATACTTGGTACAGAGTTTCTGAAAAATCTTTCACATCCACCCAAGGTGATCTTTGTTACTGCATACAGGGAATATGCTGTTGATGGTTTTGAATTAGATGCTGTTGATTACCTTGTTAAACCTGTTTCATTCGAACGTTTTTTTAAAGCCATCACCAAGCTCAATAGAATGATGGGGCAGGAAGTATCCACTGTTACAAAAAACGAAACATCTACTTCAGCTGCTTTTGTGTACCTGAAAGTTGATAAGGATATGAAGAAGATCTTTGTGAATGAGATTGATTATATCGAAAGCTGGAAAGATTATGTAATGGTTTTTCTGAGTGATGGCAAACACTTTCTTGTAAAGCAATCGATCTCTGCCATGGAAAACCTATTATCAGAACATAAGTTTATGCGTGTACATCGTTCTTATATGGTATCGTTAAGTAAAATTGCAGGCTACAATGGATTATCAGTTCAGCTGGCGCAAAAAGAAATTCCTATTGGCCGGCTATATAAACAAACTGTAATGGAACGCTTGCAACTGAAGTAA
- a CDS encoding ARPP-1 family domain-containing protein, giving the protein MKKDFCLLILLLTCIVTNAQIDFTFPSLVVEYDSAIIFRNLKLIPIKRMEQSKDSDYVTANSVSLKSGMARGTVKLKERGNYMVDNINVLFIENNSGKDLLIKSGEIVMGGRQDRVFARDTILETGKQHLVPVYCIEENRWSEKERKFIYRGTTGSGLQAIIDTAQNQTKVWDEIRRLLKQNNQTGSSSYASLLNNRKVADTSQQYVRYFLQALRTKDSSIVGIIASTGHKISGADVLISTSLFYQTLPGLLEKYCTEAVLTGTTAKSNNSHEAVYANEMLSPKTQAGFLSKKGKRFFYKNVLIQLTGYSHLY; this is encoded by the coding sequence ATGAAGAAAGATTTCTGCCTGCTCATTTTACTTTTAACTTGTATTGTCACGAATGCACAGATTGATTTTACTTTTCCATCTCTTGTTGTGGAATATGACAGTGCTATTATTTTCCGTAACCTGAAATTGATCCCCATCAAACGAATGGAACAATCAAAAGACAGCGACTATGTTACTGCCAACTCTGTTTCATTGAAATCCGGTATGGCAAGAGGAACTGTGAAGCTGAAAGAGAGGGGGAATTATATGGTCGATAACATCAACGTTCTGTTTATTGAAAACAATAGCGGCAAAGATCTCCTGATCAAGAGTGGCGAAATAGTAATGGGTGGCCGGCAGGATCGTGTTTTTGCCAGAGATACTATTCTTGAAACAGGCAAACAACATCTCGTTCCTGTTTATTGTATTGAAGAAAACCGATGGAGCGAGAAAGAAAGGAAATTTATTTATCGTGGAACAACAGGGAGTGGGTTGCAAGCGATCATTGATACAGCGCAAAACCAAACAAAGGTTTGGGATGAGATACGTCGTTTACTCAAACAAAATAATCAAACAGGCTCTTCATCATATGCATCTTTGTTGAACAACCGGAAAGTAGCTGACACTTCGCAACAATACGTTCGTTATTTCTTACAAGCTTTAAGAACTAAAGACAGCAGTATTGTCGGCATCATCGCATCTACAGGTCATAAAATATCAGGTGCTGATGTTCTTATCAGCACATCGCTTTTTTATCAAACACTGCCGGGCCTATTGGAAAAATATTGTACTGAAGCGGTGCTTACAGGTACAACTGCAAAATCAAATAACAGTCATGAGGCTGTTTATGCCAATGAAATGCTCTCGCCAAAAACACAAGCCGGTTTTCTTTCAAAGAAAGGAAAACGTTTTTTTTATAAAAACGTACTTATACAGTTAACCGGGTATTCTCATCTGTACTAA
- a CDS encoding GNAT family N-acetyltransferase has protein sequence MALKQIDFGTAEHRQMINLRYEILRKPLGLNFTPEELDKEKNDILIAAFEEEKMLGCCFLTHIDNSTVRLRQMAVENNLQGKGIGASLMNFAENIARDRGYKTMMMHSRKTTCHFFEKQGYKIEGDEFIQLTIPHFKMVKKLR, from the coding sequence ATGGCGCTTAAACAAATTGACTTTGGAACGGCTGAGCATCGGCAAATGATCAACTTGCGGTATGAGATACTACGTAAACCGCTTGGGCTGAACTTTACGCCGGAAGAATTGGATAAAGAAAAAAACGACATTTTAATTGCAGCCTTTGAAGAAGAGAAAATGCTGGGCTGTTGTTTTCTGACTCATATTGATAATTCCACTGTACGGTTACGCCAAATGGCGGTAGAAAATAATCTGCAGGGGAAAGGCATTGGTGCTTCACTCATGAATTTTGCTGAAAATATTGCACGTGACCGTGGGTATAAGACCATGATGATGCATTCAAGAAAAACAACCTGTCATTTTTTTGAGAAACAGGGTTACAAAATAGAAGGTGATGAGTTTATCCAGTTAACCATTCCCCATTTTAAGATGGTGAAGAAACTGCGGTAA
- a CDS encoding polysaccharide deacetylase family protein: MFYVATTPWWLRILFPSDLTWSFPTIEKVLYLTFDDGPTPVATEFVLDELKKYNAKATFFCIGNNVRQHPQLYQRLFAEGHRVGNHTHDHLNGFHTTDELWLNNIKEAAKWIDSDLFRPPYGKIRSFPAKVLKESNPPFKIIMWSVLSADFDTNISPQKCLDNVTKNTKPGSIIVFHDSEKAFPNLRFALPEVLKLFSGEGYRFEVIR, translated from the coding sequence ATGTTTTACGTTGCAACAACACCATGGTGGCTCCGCATATTATTTCCTTCGGATCTAACATGGAGTTTTCCTACAATAGAAAAGGTTTTATACTTAACATTTGATGATGGACCAACTCCTGTTGCAACTGAGTTCGTATTGGATGAATTAAAAAAGTACAACGCTAAAGCAACTTTTTTTTGCATTGGTAACAATGTGCGACAACATCCACAATTATATCAGCGTCTTTTTGCAGAAGGTCATCGTGTTGGTAATCATACACACGATCATTTAAATGGATTTCATACAACAGATGAATTATGGTTGAATAATATTAAAGAAGCAGCAAAATGGATTGATTCTGATCTGTTTCGTCCACCTTATGGAAAGATCAGAAGCTTTCCTGCAAAAGTGTTGAAAGAATCGAACCCGCCATTTAAAATAATCATGTGGAGTGTGTTGAGTGCTGATTTTGATACCAACATCAGTCCGCAAAAATGCCTGGATAATGTAACAAAGAACACAAAACCCGGTAGCATTATTGTATTTCACGATAGTGAAAAAGCCTTTCCTAATCTGCGGTTTGCGTTGCCTGAAGTGTTGAAATTATTTTCGGGTGAGGGTTACCGTTTTGAAGTAATACGCTAG